GGTCGCGCATCACGTCCGCGACGCTGACAACGTCGCCCTTCGCGGCGAGTTCGGCCGCGCGCCGTTCGGCCCGCACGCGCGCGTCAGCAATCAGGAAGAACTTGCACTCCGCGGTCGGAAACACGAACGAACCCTGGTCGCGCCCGTCGCAGATCATGTCGTGCCCGGTCGCCGTCGCGCGCTGGGCGGCGACGAGCATCAGGCGCACGGCCCGGTGAACGGCGACCTCGCTCGCGCCACGCGACACGTCCGGCGCGCGGATCGCTGCGACCACGTTCTCGCCGTTCAGCAGGATACAGCCCGGCGGCACCTCGACGCGCACGCCCGCCAGCGCCGCCGTCACCGCGGCCTCGTCGCCGGGGCGAATGCCCGCCCGCAGAACCGCGAGCGCAACGGCGCGGTACATCGCGCCGGTGTTCAGGTACTCGAACCCCAAACGGGCCGCGAGTTCCTTCGTAACGGTGCTCTTGCCGACCCCGGACGGACCATCAATGGTAACGATCATGTGCAGCGCGGGATGCGGAGCGCGGAGCAGAAAACCAAGAACGGAAGACAATCGTCTTCCGTTCTGAGCGTCGTGTCCCGCACTTCTCGGGTTTACTTGATCCGCAGCGTAACAGTCTCTTTGTCCTTGATGACGCTCCGCGTGACCGCGGCCCCGGACTGGAGGAGCTGGTAGCTGAACTCTCCGGCCGGCACTTCGACATCGATCTTCGTGTTCGGCAGAATCCGGTGCGACTTCTCGTTGATGACCATCGAGATCTCGACCGGGTACTCGTTCACCACCTTCACGATGCCCCTCGGCTTCGCCTCGGGGACGATCGCCGGCTTCAACGCGGTCTGCGTCTTCAGCGATTTGAGTTCGTTGTCGAGTTCCGCAATGCGGTTCTTGAGCCGCTTGATTTCCTCGACCGCGCCGGGATCGCTGGGAAGGATAGTCGTCCCGTCGGTGTCCTTCTTGCCCTTCAACAGTTCCGTAAGCCCCTTAACAGATGTTTCGAGCGCCGTGATCTTCTTGTTTGCTTCGGTCAAGTCGTCTCTGAGCTTCTCCGTCTCCGTCTTCTCGGCGGCTTTCACCGGCACGGCCGGAACGATCGGCGGAAGTGGCACGGCGGACCGGGCCTGCTCCGCGGTGAGCATCGCACCGCTAAGGACCGCGAGGGCGGCCGTCTGTTTCAGGTTGAGCATGGCGGATTCTCGTGGTGTCGGGCTCAGTGGGTTGGCCGCCGGGACCGAGAACTTGTCGGTCGAACCGAATGACGGCTCGGGCGGCTTCGGCCGATCGACCGGCGTGCCGGGCACGTCGCGCCCCCCGGGGCTCTTCGGTGGGAAGCCGGCAGGCATCGCGGCACCAGTCGGCGGCGTTGGATTGAGCGTATTCCCTGGAATAGTCGGGTTCAAGCCAGAATCCGGTTTACCCGGTAACATCGGCTGCACCGACTCGGTAGTTTGTACCGGTGGTATCAACGGCGCAATTCCCGCCGGCGGGGGAACTACGGGCATTACCGGCGCGGGCGGCGCAGGAACGACGGGTACCTTTTGTGGCTCCGCGGTCCCACCGGGAAGCGCGGGAAGTGCGGGCAGGGAGCCCGGTGTGGTCGGCGCTGGTAACCCAGCGGCGGGAGGGGCACTCGGAACCGGCAGTTGCGGCAGCAAGTCCATCGGCGGAGCCGGGATGGTCGGCTTCGCGGCCGGTGGAGTTTGCGCAGCCGGCACCTTCGGCAGCTCGACGGGCGGGAGCGACGGCACCGGCGGGAGCAAGTTCTTATCGGCACCAGAACCCGCATCGGGAACGCGCGGACCCGCTCCGACCGGTTCGAGATTCGGCGGGAACGGCGCGGGCGGGGCCGGAATAACGGGCACTGCGGGTGCAACCGGGGTCGGCGCGCTGGGTACGGGTATCGGGAGCGCGGCCCCGACCTGAATCACTTCCCCGGGCGGAACATCACGCCGATCGACTTCGGCAACCGCCGGCACAACCGGATCTGCTAACCGCGTCCAGGCGGCGTCTTCGACTACGGGCGGCACGGGCTTATGAGTGTCCGTGGTTGCCCGAACGACGCCGACCAGTCCGCCCGCGACGACACCCCCACCGATCGCGACCGCCACGACCTTGCGCCACCACAGTTTGCGTTCCGTCGTCATTGGGGCGTCCCTTTCCCGTTAGTCCGGTTCGTCCGGTTTCTGATTCCTTGGAAGCGAGCCGCGACCGCAAGAGAGCGGGAGGCACAACCGGTTCCCAATGGTTCCGGCTCAACGCGGGGAGCCGCAGACCGCTCCCTTGCGGTCGCGGCTCGTTTGCCCGCTACGACGATCACAAAAACGAAACCAATCGCATTCACCGTAAGTGCCTTTGTCGGGCGGATACCCACCGGACGAGGGCAATTTCGCCGCGCTCAGCTCTCTTCAAACATCGCGACGCGGTTGATCGGTTCGCCACCGAACTCGGCCCACTCCTCTTCCGCGGGCTTGTACTCCATCTGGTAGGCGTCCTCGCCGCTGTCCTCGTAGTAGTTGCGGAGGACGCGGGCCGCCTTGAACCGGTGCGCCCGGAAGAACAGTTGCGCGGCCGTGTTCCCCTCGCGCACCGCGAGGCTCAGCTTCTGCCGGCGGTGGCTGCACAGTTTGTAGATCAGCTTGTTGATGAGCAGCCCGCCCACCCCGCTCCGACGAACCGCGGGTGCGACCGCGAAATTCAGGAGCTGGAGGCGCGCCCGGTGCAGTTCATAAATCATGAACCCGATGATCGTGTCGCCCCGCTCGGCGACCATCCCGATGCAGTTCCGCTGGCGCAGGCACCGGAGGAAGTCGTCCTCGGTCCAGGCGTACTCGAAGCTCGACAACTCGATGCCCATGACGTCCGGCATGTCCCGCCGGATCATCCAACGAATGTGGATCGCGTTCGCGTCCGTTTCGATCCGGTCCCTGCGTGGCGCACGACTAATGCTCATGAACGGACTCCCTCCCCCGTCCGGCCCCGCAGCGCGTCCCGCGCACGGAGCCGGTATGAAGTCGCCGGACTGTAGCAACCCCCGCTGTTCCCTTCCACTGCACCTCGCCCCGTGCCCCCGCACGGCCGAGGCCGTCTCGCCCCCCGCTCTTGT
The Gemmata palustris DNA segment above includes these coding regions:
- the cmk gene encoding (d)CMP kinase, giving the protein MIVTIDGPSGVGKSTVTKELAARLGFEYLNTGAMYRAVALAVLRAGIRPGDEAAVTAALAGVRVEVPPGCILLNGENVVAAIRAPDVSRGASEVAVHRAVRLMLVAAQRATATGHDMICDGRDQGSFVFPTAECKFFLIADARVRAERRAAELAAKGDVVSVADVMRDQDERDRRDAARELAPMAPAPDAMVLDTTHLTTNEVINRLENVVRDLRACLRR
- the rimI gene encoding ribosomal protein S18-alanine N-acetyltransferase, with the protein product MSISRAPRRDRIETDANAIHIRWMIRRDMPDVMGIELSSFEYAWTEDDFLRCLRQRNCIGMVAERGDTIIGFMIYELHRARLQLLNFAVAPAVRRSGVGGLLINKLIYKLCSHRRQKLSLAVREGNTAAQLFFRAHRFKAARVLRNYYEDSGEDAYQMEYKPAEEEWAEFGGEPINRVAMFEES